In Aegilops tauschii subsp. strangulata cultivar AL8/78 chromosome 3, Aet v6.0, whole genome shotgun sequence, one genomic interval encodes:
- the LOC141042801 gene encoding uncharacterized protein, which yields MPLTQLLTKKGFEWNEKAQDAFVMLKKAMVSTPVVALPDCARPFMIETDACDTGVGARAPFEIVTDHKSLCALSDQQLATELQRKAMAKLVGLQLTFRYKRGTDNGAADALSRVGHLMALDVLSLCQPQWLQEVANSYVTDPDAQELLAKLTVIDTDDQGRTLQQGVIRQRGRL from the exons ATGCCCCTGACACAACTGCTCACCAAGAAAGGATTCGAGTGGAACGAGAAGGCCCAGGACGCATTCGTCATGCTCAAGAAGGCGATGGTGAGCACACCCGTGGTCGCCCTTCCGGACTGTGCGCGGCCATTCATGATTGAGACTGATGCCTGCGACACGGGCGTGGGCGCG CGGGCGCCGTTCGAGATCGTCACCGACCACAAGAGTCTCTGCGCCCTCAGCGACCAGCAATTGGCGACGGAGCTGCAGCGCAAGGCCATGGCAAAGCTGGTCGGCCTCCAGTTGACCTTCCGCTACAAGCGCGGCACCGACAACGGCGCAGCGGACGCGCTCTCGCGTGTCGGCCACTTGATGGCTCTCGACGTGCTCTCCCTGTGTCAACCACAGTGGCTCCAGGAAGTCGCCAACTCTTACGTGACGGACCCGGACGCCCAGGAGCTGCTCGCCAAGCTCACCGTCATCGACACTGACGACCAGGGGCGCACCCTGCAGCAAGGCGTCATCAGGCAGCGTGGGCGCCTCTAG